Proteins encoded within one genomic window of Deltaproteobacteria bacterium:
- a CDS encoding 2-hydroxyacyl-CoA dehydratase — protein MKRMRRDVIAEQKRLGRKTVVALPVHYPAELFTAMDVHVVELWGPPGPPRGPDAGRIQPYVCAVVRNAMAFLADGGAREADALLFPHTCDSIQGMATLAPDFGGWGKPVLRYFHPKGEDRPAARALVRAELASLSAALELLTGRTLESNRLAQAVALHAEIHRVRGALLSRRTCLDLTDPELYRLLRRGEYLWPEDHLSELMEAAKRLGGEPVRNGVPLMVTGYVPEPMTLLDLLASAGAFLAADDYAAVGRRVPLRAPDDGDDPLAILAERPFALPPCPTRGSGRERRMDHLESLYRRAGAAGIVIHVPKFCEPEAFDVPAIRTRFAKIGAPHLFLEGELESRLSGQAATRLEAFVETVRAGRASS, from the coding sequence GTGAAACGGATGCGCCGGGACGTCATCGCCGAACAGAAGCGGCTCGGGCGGAAAACGGTCGTCGCGCTTCCCGTCCACTATCCCGCGGAGCTGTTCACCGCGATGGACGTGCACGTCGTGGAGCTTTGGGGGCCGCCCGGTCCGCCGCGGGGACCCGACGCCGGGCGGATCCAGCCGTACGTCTGCGCCGTGGTGCGCAACGCCATGGCCTTCCTCGCCGACGGGGGCGCCCGCGAGGCCGACGCCCTCCTGTTTCCCCACACCTGCGATTCCATCCAGGGGATGGCCACCCTCGCACCCGACTTCGGCGGGTGGGGAAAGCCGGTCCTCCGCTACTTCCACCCCAAGGGGGAGGACCGCCCGGCGGCCCGGGCGCTGGTCCGGGCGGAGCTCGCATCCCTGTCCGCGGCGCTGGAACTGCTGACCGGGAGGACGTTGGAATCGAATCGGCTCGCGCAGGCGGTCGCTCTCCACGCGGAGATCCACCGGGTCCGGGGCGCCCTCCTGTCCCGCCGGACGTGCCTCGACCTCACGGATCCCGAGCTGTACCGGCTGCTCCGCCGCGGGGAGTACCTCTGGCCGGAGGACCACCTGTCGGAACTCATGGAAGCGGCGAAGCGTCTCGGCGGGGAACCTGTCCGGAACGGCGTGCCGCTGATGGTCACGGGATACGTCCCGGAGCCGATGACGCTGCTCGATCTCCTGGCATCCGCCGGCGCGTTCCTTGCCGCGGACGACTACGCGGCGGTGGGACGGCGCGTCCCCCTGCGCGCCCCCGACGACGGGGACGACCCGCTCGCGATCCTCGCCGAGCGGCCGTTCGCCCTTCCCCCCTGCCCGACCCGGGGAAGCGGCCGGGAGCGGAGGATGGACCACCTCGAATCGCTCTACCGGAGAGCCGGAGCCGCCGGGATCGTGATCCACGTTCCGAAGTTCTGCGAGCCCGAGGCGTTCGACGTCCCGGCGATCCGGACCCGCTTCGCGAAGATCGGCGCGCCGCATCTCTTCCTGGAAGGGGAGCTCGAGAGCCGGCTCTCCGGCCAGGCGGCGACGCGCCTCGAGGCGTTCGTGGAAACGGTCCGCGCGGGGCGGGCGTCCTCATGA